In Anopheles gambiae chromosome 2, idAnoGambNW_F1_1, whole genome shotgun sequence, a single window of DNA contains:
- the LOC11175635 gene encoding uncharacterized protein LOC11175635, with protein sequence MMRWKCQALLLFSLCAYAYAIDDAPLKERQRTAKLIRNYPDYGPITQRVQTLDSPMYNFIDPYGPGTYAFGYEIEDPQTGNVQFRDEEKLKNGTVRGSYGYMQPDGSVIITSFVADEGGYRAKTEIRRANGQTVASFPAPAPSSAPGSQDRYFPAYEQQASTINPAIAAALQQQQHINLNPTYNPILDPGVIDPQYAAAIVGHIRDQQYSPGQGLVQYPYGIPTAPFPNHPQHHPQHLQQAAPPLYDAPPNVFSNFIGQLPANFNPYNLYQNLQSSFPQVLSQQNPLDQLANSIQGGFQQQPQQGLGNGFGNFFAGAQNSFQQFVPQGGFGSWIGQNRVPLATGPGQQQFPVGGYGYHQQQQQQQQIAHQQILSSNRPTNVLGDMPVTGPGTMGSMLMNGQYVPTTRRRKLTGTTKKRNKLKTRDGMDWFDDFLENRKRQVMYSAGTATTPETVTEMTLSEASESR encoded by the exons gcgctgctgctgttctcgctaTGCGCCTACGCTTATGCAATCGACGATGCTCCGCTCAAAGAACGTCAACGGACGGCGAAGCTTATACGCAACTACCCTGATTACGGACCCATCACACAGCGCGTTCAGACGTTAGACAGTCCCATGTACAACTTTATCGATCCTTATG GTCCCGGCACGTACGCATTCGGGTACGAGATCGAGGATCCACAGACCGGTAACGTACAGTTCCGCGACGAAGAGAAGCTGAAAAACGGCACCGTGCGTGGTTCGTACGGCTACATGCAACCGGACGGCTCGGTAATAATCACTAGCTTCGTGGCGGACGAAGGTGGCTACCGGGCGAAGACGGAGATCAGGCGAGCGAACGGGCAAACGGTTGCCTCCTTCCCAGCGCCAGCACCTTCGTCGGCCCCCGGCTCCCAGGATCGCTACTTTCCCGCGTACGAGCAGCAGGCGAGCACGATCAATCCGGCCATTGCAGCGGcgctgcagcaacagcagcacatcAACCTGAACCCAACGTACAATCCGATCCTCGATCCGGGCGTTATCGATCCTCAGTATGCGGCCGCCATTGTGGGACACATACGCGACCAGCAGTACAGCCCCGGCCAAGGTTTAGTACAGTACCCGTACGGTATTCCTACTGCACCGTTTCCCAACCATCCGCAGCACCATCCACAGCACTTGCAGCAGGCAGCACCACCCCTGTACGATGCACCACCGAACGTGTTCTCGAACTTTATCGGCCAGCTGCCGGCCAACTTCAATCCGTACAATCTGTACCAAAACTTGCAGTCCTCCTTTCCGCAGGTACTATCCCAGCAGAACCCGCTGGATCAGCTAGCCAATAGCATTCAGGGTGgcttccagcagcagccacagcaagGACTGGGCAATGGTTTCGGGAACTTCTTTGCCGGTGCCCAGAATTCCTTCCAACAGTTTGTTCCACAAGGTGGGTTCGGCAGCTGGATTGGACAGAACCGGGTACCGCTTGCCACAGGTCCAGGTCAGCAACAGTTCCCGGTGGGAGGATATGgataccaccagcagcagcagcagcagcaacagatcgCTCACCAGCAGATCCTTTCCTCGAACCGTCCAACGAACGTGCTGGGCGATATGCCAGTGACCGGTCCCGGTACGATGGGCTCGATGCTGATGAACGGTCAGTACGTGCCGACTACGAGACGCCGCAAGCTGACCGGTACGACGAAGAAGCGCAACAAGCTCAAGACGCGCGACGGTATGGATTGGTTCGACGATTTCCTGGAGAACCGCAAGCGGCAGGTTATGTACAGTGCGGGCACGGCAACAACTCCGGAAACGGTGACCGAGATGACGTTGAGTGAAGCTTCTGAAAGCCGTTAA